In the genome of Rhodamnia argentea isolate NSW1041297 chromosome 3, ASM2092103v1, whole genome shotgun sequence, one region contains:
- the LOC115743214 gene encoding vacuolar protein sorting-associated protein 55 homolog isoform X2, with protein MRACLHSGKLAFLAILVSGGIVLQILACALYDNWWPMLSLIMYVLLPMPLLFFAGSDSSALFSESDSGWVNATKFLTGASAVGSIAIPAILKHAGVIGWGALVLDLSSFFVIVLAIMCYIRTSDNEEYRIL; from the exons ATGCGTGCCTGCTTGCATTCAGGGAAACTTGCTTTCTTGGCAATTTTGGTCTCTGGTGGAATTGTGTTGCAAATTTTG GCATGTGCTTTGTACGATAACTGGTGGCCGATGCTAAGCT TAATCATGTATGTGCTCCTGCCTATGCCACTGCTCTTCTTCGCTGGCTCTGATAGCTCTGCTCTGTTTTCTGAATCTGATAGCGG ATGGGTGAACGCAACCAAGTTCCTGACTGGAGCTTCAGCAGTCGGAAGCATTGCCATACCTGCGATCTTGAAGCACGCCGGCGTTATCGGCTGGGGAGCTCTGGTTTTGGACCTGTCGTCATTCTTCGTGATTGTGCTAGCTATCATGTGCTACATCCGGACAAGTGACAACGAGGAATACAGGATACTGTGA
- the LOC115743214 gene encoding vacuolar protein sorting-associated protein 55 homolog isoform X1 translates to MADLPGYMRACLHSGKLAFLAILVSGGIVLQILACALYDNWWPMLSLIMYVLLPMPLLFFAGSDSSALFSESDSGWVNATKFLTGASAVGSIAIPAILKHAGVIGWGALVLDLSSFFVIVLAIMCYIRTSDNEEYRIL, encoded by the exons ATGGCAGACTTACCGGGGTATATGCGTGCCTGCTTGCATTCAGGGAAACTTGCTTTCTTGGCAATTTTGGTCTCTGGTGGAATTGTGTTGCAAATTTTG GCATGTGCTTTGTACGATAACTGGTGGCCGATGCTAAGCT TAATCATGTATGTGCTCCTGCCTATGCCACTGCTCTTCTTCGCTGGCTCTGATAGCTCTGCTCTGTTTTCTGAATCTGATAGCGG ATGGGTGAACGCAACCAAGTTCCTGACTGGAGCTTCAGCAGTCGGAAGCATTGCCATACCTGCGATCTTGAAGCACGCCGGCGTTATCGGCTGGGGAGCTCTGGTTTTGGACCTGTCGTCATTCTTCGTGATTGTGCTAGCTATCATGTGCTACATCCGGACAAGTGACAACGAGGAATACAGGATACTGTGA